From the Oleiphilus messinensis genome, one window contains:
- a CDS encoding FAD:protein FMN transferase: MNLPFPARQSKRSFLYLAFLFLFGFLAGCSKQPDAQIYEFTGGIMGTSYSVKIVADNPSPDYLENIKVEAIAAMTTVDSLMSTYKNDSELSKLNRWPIQTPFKVDPLTFDVLSMAQDISQRSTGSFDVTVGPVVNLWGFGPEGRPEKVPSRQEIELAEARVGYQYFKLERETRNVVKEKNVYIDLSAIAKGYAVDKVAESLEKTGVRNYLVEIGGELRASGVKPGGSPWVLAVEKPVLDRDAFKKLSINGQGLATSGDYRNYFEENGVRYSHTIDPKTGQPVQHRLASVTVIAATCAEADALATTLLVMGEITGYEFAAAEGIAAYFIYRDREKFSEKMTGNFSRYILQ; this comes from the coding sequence TTGAATCTCCCATTTCCAGCCCGTCAATCCAAACGCTCGTTTTTATATCTTGCTTTCCTCTTTCTTTTTGGCTTTCTCGCTGGCTGTTCCAAGCAACCCGATGCCCAGATTTATGAGTTTACAGGCGGGATTATGGGGACATCGTACAGTGTCAAAATCGTGGCAGATAACCCTTCTCCGGACTATTTGGAAAACATCAAGGTCGAAGCCATCGCAGCGATGACAACAGTAGATAGCCTTATGTCTACTTATAAAAATGATTCCGAACTTTCAAAATTAAACCGCTGGCCTATCCAAACACCATTTAAAGTTGATCCGTTAACGTTTGATGTGTTGTCCATGGCACAGGATATCAGTCAACGCAGTACGGGTAGCTTCGATGTGACCGTGGGGCCTGTTGTGAATCTCTGGGGGTTTGGGCCCGAAGGTCGGCCAGAAAAGGTGCCATCCCGGCAGGAAATTGAACTTGCAGAGGCCCGAGTCGGGTATCAATATTTCAAGCTTGAGCGCGAAACAAGGAATGTTGTAAAAGAAAAAAATGTGTATATCGATCTCTCGGCGATAGCCAAGGGGTATGCCGTCGATAAAGTTGCAGAGTCCCTCGAAAAAACAGGGGTGCGTAATTATCTCGTCGAGATTGGTGGTGAACTCAGGGCATCAGGAGTAAAACCCGGAGGTTCGCCGTGGGTGCTTGCAGTCGAAAAGCCTGTTTTGGATAGAGATGCGTTTAAGAAGCTTTCGATCAATGGACAGGGCTTGGCAACTTCAGGAGACTATCGTAATTATTTTGAAGAGAATGGTGTGCGTTACTCACACACTATTGATCCGAAAACCGGTCAGCCTGTGCAGCACCGTTTAGCGTCTGTAACTGTGATCGCAGCGACTTGCGCTGAAGCCGATGCGCTTGCGACAACACTATTGGTCATGGGTGAGATCACGGGCTATGAATTTGCTGCTGCAGAAGGCATTGCCGCGTACTTTATTTATCGGGATCGGGAAAAATTCAGCGAAAAGATGACCGGTAATTTTTCCCGCTATATTCTGCAATGA
- a CDS encoding Na(+)-translocating NADH-quinone reductase subunit C — MSNSKDSVQRTVIVALLLCIVCSVVVASSVVLLKPIQQKNKALNLKTNILAAAGLLPQNASASLIEEEFGKITPKLVDLDTGEYVTADAVGKSDVIAYDQKKAAKDPKFSEKLDRDIDIASVKRREKYAKVYLVEKSGEVDRIILPVHGYGLWSTLYGFLALEGDANTIVGLGFYQHSETPGLGGEVDNPNWKALWPGKKVYDFDSGDQPVIKLVKGNVDRSKPDAAYNVDGLSGATLTSNGVTNLLRFWMGENGFQKYLDNIRKGA; from the coding sequence GTGTCTAATAGCAAGGATAGTGTTCAAAGAACCGTAATTGTTGCCCTCTTACTGTGTATTGTGTGTTCAGTAGTCGTGGCAAGTTCTGTTGTATTGCTTAAGCCAATCCAACAGAAAAACAAAGCATTAAACTTGAAAACCAATATCCTGGCGGCAGCAGGGTTGCTTCCCCAGAATGCATCAGCGTCGCTGATCGAAGAAGAGTTCGGTAAAATTACGCCAAAACTGGTTGATCTTGATACTGGTGAGTATGTTACTGCTGACGCTGTAGGGAAGAGTGATGTAATCGCTTACGACCAGAAGAAAGCAGCAAAAGATCCAAAATTTTCGGAAAAACTGGACCGTGATATCGACATTGCAAGCGTTAAACGTCGCGAGAAATACGCGAAAGTTTACCTCGTTGAAAAAAGCGGTGAAGTTGATCGGATTATCCTGCCCGTTCATGGTTACGGCCTGTGGTCTACACTATACGGATTCCTGGCACTTGAAGGTGATGCGAATACCATCGTAGGTTTGGGCTTCTATCAGCACTCCGAAACACCTGGCCTGGGTGGGGAAGTAGATAACCCTAACTGGAAAGCATTATGGCCTGGAAAGAAAGTCTATGACTTCGACAGTGGTGATCAACCTGTAATCAAGTTGGTGAAAGGTAATGTTGATCGTAGTAAACCTGATGCGGCTTATAACGTGGATGGTCTGTCCGGTGCGACACTGACCAGTAACGGTGTTACAAACTTACTTCGTTTCTGGATGGGTGAAAATGGCTTCCAGAAATATCTGGATAATATTCGTAAGGGGGCTTAA
- the nqrM gene encoding (Na+)-NQR maturation NqrM → MSVFFVVFGVMLLIVVAMSVGVLMGRKPISGSCGGMSALGMDVACDICKGDKAVCETEVEKAKANAKGLDDLTYDASKK, encoded by the coding sequence ATGTCAGTATTTTTTGTGGTCTTTGGTGTAATGCTACTGATCGTTGTAGCGATGTCGGTCGGTGTACTTATGGGGCGTAAACCGATCTCTGGCTCTTGCGGCGGCATGAGCGCGCTGGGGATGGATGTTGCCTGCGATATCTGTAAAGGTGATAAAGCTGTGTGTGAGACTGAGGTCGAAAAAGCAAAAGCCAATGCGAAAGGATTAGATGATTTAACTTACGATGCAAGCAAAAAGTGA
- a CDS encoding 3-deoxy-7-phosphoheptulonate synthase — protein sequence MLIILQPDLVQGDAQFKSIANFLDHLPAVTYRVHEVKGQQQTLTEIYLLGDTKAIDKEQVAALPGVERVIRISDEYRILGRHKDDQRQTGFDYNGVHFGQSNLHVFAGLCAVDNPTNVETMMKALHAHGQRCTRMGAYKPRTNPYSFQGHGQSCLHYVFELAGKYDIKVIAMEITHESHIEEINFALEETGNPTGVMLQVGTRNTQNFELLKAIGRQSRFPVLLKRGFGITLNESLNAAEYLATEGNSNVIFCLRGMKTSGGNPHRNMVDFAHVPVVKRLTRMPVCIDPSHSVGNRESDPSGLLDVVNATAQGVIAGANMVLVDFHPHPEEALVDGPQALLLEELPKFLEDVQLCHETYQKRKEIYKQT from the coding sequence ATGCTTATTATATTGCAGCCAGATCTTGTTCAAGGGGACGCACAATTTAAATCCATTGCCAACTTCCTCGACCATCTACCTGCTGTCACATACAGAGTTCATGAAGTTAAAGGCCAACAACAAACACTGACTGAAATCTACTTATTGGGCGACACCAAAGCCATCGACAAGGAACAGGTTGCCGCACTGCCCGGCGTCGAGCGCGTGATACGCATTTCCGATGAATACCGTATTCTGGGGCGGCACAAAGATGATCAACGACAAACCGGTTTTGACTATAACGGTGTGCACTTTGGCCAGAGCAACCTCCACGTTTTTGCCGGACTCTGTGCAGTCGATAACCCGACAAACGTTGAAACCATGATGAAAGCGTTGCATGCACACGGGCAACGCTGCACTCGAATGGGCGCTTACAAACCCCGGACTAATCCCTACTCTTTTCAGGGGCACGGTCAGTCATGCCTGCATTATGTTTTCGAACTGGCGGGCAAATATGATATCAAAGTCATCGCCATGGAAATTACCCATGAAAGCCATATCGAAGAAATAAATTTTGCACTGGAAGAAACCGGTAATCCAACAGGTGTTATGTTGCAGGTCGGTACGCGAAACACGCAGAATTTTGAACTCTTAAAAGCAATAGGCCGCCAGTCACGCTTCCCCGTGCTGTTAAAACGTGGATTCGGTATCACGCTGAATGAATCACTGAATGCTGCAGAATATCTCGCAACAGAAGGCAACTCAAATGTAATCTTCTGTCTGCGCGGCATGAAAACCTCCGGCGGTAATCCTCATCGTAACATGGTCGATTTCGCTCATGTTCCCGTGGTGAAACGCCTCACCCGCATGCCGGTATGCATTGACCCGTCCCACTCGGTGGGCAATCGTGAGTCAGACCCCTCCGGTCTACTGGATGTTGTGAATGCGACTGCACAGGGCGTCATTGCGGGCGCTAATATGGTGTTGGTTGACTTCCACCCACACCCCGAAGAGGCTTTGGTCGATGGCCCTCAAGCCTTGTTGCTTGAAGAACTGCCCAAATTTCTGGAAGACGTCCAGCTCTGCCACGAAACGTATCAAAAACGAAAAGAAATCTACAAACAAACTTAA
- a CDS encoding Na(+)-translocating NADH-quinone reductase subunit A, translating to MIKIQKGLDLPIKGSPEQKITAGKPVSRVAVVGFDYNGMKPTMAVQEGDKVKRGQLLFEDKKTVGVKFTAPAAGTVKEVNRGEKRVFQSIVIEIEGDDAVQFERYSAEQLDQLTREQVTSNLIESGMWSAIRTRPFSKSPELDAVPNSIFVSIMDTQPLSADPEVIVSESLEAFNNGLKVVSHLTNGKVFVCAAENSKIQISSSEKVVTESFSGPHPAGNVGTHIHHLDPVSLSKSVWHIGYQDIIAIGQLFVTGELYTDRIVALSGPKVTKPRLVRTRVGADLNELTAGEFDESGPVRVISGSVFGGRTARGAVSFLGHFANQITILEEGTKRDFMGWLSPGTSRFSKLNIYLSKLTSGKLLDFSTNTNGSDRAMVPVGTYEEVMPLDILPTQLLRALVVGDTDMAQKLGALELDEEDLSLCTFVCPGKYEYGPILRQNLTRIELEG from the coding sequence ATGATCAAAATTCAAAAAGGCCTGGATTTACCTATTAAAGGTTCGCCTGAACAGAAGATTACCGCAGGTAAACCCGTTTCTCGGGTTGCGGTTGTAGGGTTTGATTACAATGGTATGAAACCCACGATGGCTGTTCAGGAAGGAGATAAAGTTAAGCGCGGTCAACTTCTTTTCGAGGACAAAAAAACCGTTGGTGTAAAGTTTACAGCACCGGCGGCCGGTACGGTAAAAGAAGTTAATCGTGGTGAAAAACGCGTGTTTCAATCGATTGTGATTGAAATTGAAGGTGATGATGCAGTCCAGTTTGAGCGTTACAGCGCAGAGCAACTGGATCAATTAACTCGCGAACAGGTGACATCGAACCTGATTGAATCGGGTATGTGGTCAGCAATCCGAACGCGCCCTTTCAGTAAGTCACCTGAGTTGGATGCGGTTCCAAACTCAATTTTTGTCAGTATAATGGATACGCAGCCATTGTCGGCGGATCCTGAAGTGATTGTTTCAGAATCACTTGAAGCGTTTAATAATGGTCTGAAAGTCGTTTCTCACCTGACAAACGGGAAAGTTTTCGTTTGTGCTGCTGAAAATAGCAAAATCCAAATCAGTTCAAGCGAAAAAGTGGTGACCGAGTCTTTTAGCGGTCCTCATCCTGCGGGTAACGTTGGAACGCATATTCACCATCTGGATCCTGTAAGTCTCAGTAAATCTGTTTGGCATATTGGCTATCAGGATATTATCGCGATTGGTCAACTGTTCGTAACCGGTGAATTATACACGGATCGAATTGTGGCATTGTCTGGTCCGAAAGTGACCAAGCCGCGTCTTGTCCGTACAAGAGTTGGTGCAGATTTGAATGAACTGACTGCGGGTGAATTCGATGAAAGCGGGCCGGTGCGTGTGATCTCAGGTTCGGTTTTTGGCGGTCGTACTGCACGTGGCGCCGTTTCCTTTCTGGGTCACTTTGCCAATCAAATTACGATTCTTGAAGAAGGCACCAAGCGTGACTTCATGGGCTGGCTGTCTCCGGGAACGTCCCGTTTCTCCAAATTAAACATCTACCTGTCCAAACTGACCTCTGGCAAGTTGCTCGATTTTAGTACCAATACAAATGGTAGTGACCGAGCTATGGTTCCAGTTGGAACGTATGAAGAAGTCATGCCATTGGATATCCTGCCTACACAGTTGCTTCGGGCGTTAGTCGTTGGTGATACAGATATGGCTCAGAAACTGGGCGCACTTGAGTTGGATGAAGAAGATTTGTCGTTGTGTACATTTGTCTGTCCCGGGAAGTACGAATATGGCCCGATCCTCAGACAAAATCTGACTCGTATTGAGCTGGAGGGTTAG
- a CDS encoding NADH:ubiquinone reductase (Na(+)-transporting) subunit D, producing the protein MSDTSAKKVLLEPVFNNNPIALQILGICSALAVTTSLQLSIVMGLAVISVTACSNFSVSLIRNQIPSSIRIIVQMTIIASLVIVVDQVLRAYAYEISKQLSVFVGLIITNCIVMGRAEAFAMQNKPGASFLDGIGNGLGYAVLLVAVAFVRELFGAGKLFGVDIFVTINNGGWYVPNGLLLLPPSAFFIIGLLIWGLRSWKRDQVEAVDYKMSAHNVKEAF; encoded by the coding sequence ATGTCAGATACTTCTGCAAAGAAAGTTCTGTTGGAACCCGTTTTCAACAACAATCCAATCGCATTGCAGATTCTTGGTATTTGTTCTGCGTTAGCGGTTACAACCAGCTTGCAGCTTTCCATTGTAATGGGGCTGGCCGTGATCTCGGTAACCGCCTGTTCTAACTTTTCTGTATCGTTAATTCGAAACCAAATACCCTCAAGTATTCGTATTATCGTTCAGATGACGATTATCGCCTCTCTGGTAATCGTGGTTGATCAGGTTTTGCGGGCTTATGCATATGAGATCAGTAAGCAGCTTTCTGTTTTCGTTGGATTGATCATCACAAACTGTATCGTTATGGGGCGAGCTGAAGCATTTGCCATGCAGAACAAGCCAGGTGCAAGTTTCTTGGATGGTATCGGAAACGGTTTGGGCTATGCGGTACTGTTGGTTGCAGTTGCGTTTGTGCGGGAGTTGTTCGGTGCCGGCAAGTTGTTCGGTGTTGATATCTTTGTCACGATCAACAACGGTGGCTGGTATGTGCCAAACGGTTTGCTGTTATTGCCGCCCAGTGCATTCTTTATTATTGGCCTCCTGATTTGGGGTTTGCGCTCCTGGAAGCGGGATCAGGTTGAAGCTGTGGATTACAAAATGTCCGCCCATAATGTGAAGGAGGCGTTCTAA
- the nqrE gene encoding NADH:ubiquinone reductase (Na(+)-transporting) subunit E — MEHYISLIIKAIFVENMALAFFLGMCTFLAISKKIEAAIGLGIAVIVVLTVTVPVNYLIYSSLLKDGALAWAGYPDVDLSFLGLLTYIGVIAAIVQILEMVLDKYFPDLYNALGVFLPLITVNCAIMGASLFMVERDYNFGESVVYGFGAGTGWALAIVALAGIREKLKYSDVPDGLRGLGITFITVGLMSLGFMSFSGISL; from the coding sequence ATGGAACACTATATCAGCCTGATCATTAAGGCGATTTTTGTAGAAAACATGGCATTGGCATTCTTCTTGGGAATGTGTACGTTTTTGGCAATTTCAAAGAAAATTGAAGCAGCCATTGGTCTTGGTATTGCAGTTATCGTTGTATTGACCGTAACCGTGCCAGTTAACTACCTGATTTACTCTAGTTTGTTGAAAGATGGTGCGCTTGCCTGGGCAGGCTACCCGGATGTAGATCTCAGCTTTTTGGGTCTGTTGACTTATATCGGGGTTATCGCTGCGATCGTTCAGATCCTGGAAATGGTGTTGGATAAGTACTTTCCAGATCTCTATAACGCGTTAGGTGTATTCTTGCCGCTGATTACGGTTAACTGTGCCATTATGGGGGCTTCCCTGTTCATGGTAGAGCGTGACTACAATTTCGGCGAGAGTGTGGTGTATGGCTTTGGTGCGGGTACAGGTTGGGCATTAGCGATCGTTGCGTTGGCAGGGATTCGTGAAAAGCTCAAGTACAGCGACGTTCCGGACGGTTTACGTGGTCTTGGTATTACCTTTATCACAGTTGGCCTGATGTCTCTTGGCTTTATGTCATTCTCGGGCATCTCCCTGTAA
- the sthA gene encoding Si-specific NAD(P)(+) transhydrogenase — MAEYHYDVVVIGAGPAGEGAAMNAAKHGKKVAIIEEKNQVGGNCTHLGTIPSKALRHSVKQIITFNTNTMFRDIGEPRWFSFPRVLQSAERVISKQVKLRTQFYARNKVDLFSGKASFLDENRVEIKGHGNAQEILHAKTFVIATGSRPYLPPDVNFRHNRIYNSDSILKLGHTPRTLIIYGAGVIGSEYASIFAGLGVKVDLVNPGNRLLSFLDDEISDALSYHLRNNGVLVRHNEQYESVQGDEHGVVLTLQSGKKIRADAFLWCNGRSGNTDSLALDNVGLQPNARGQLAIDENYKTEVPNIYAVGDVIGWPSLASAAYDQGRSASSAIVEDEYFRYINDVPTGIYTIPEISSVGATERELTEAKVPYEVGQAFFKDLARAQITGEAVGMLKLLFHRETKEILGIHCFGDQAAEIVHIGQAIMNQSGSANTLDYFINTTFNYPTMAEAYRVAALNGLNRIF; from the coding sequence ATGGCAGAATATCATTATGATGTAGTTGTAATAGGTGCGGGACCCGCTGGGGAAGGAGCAGCGATGAATGCTGCCAAACATGGCAAAAAAGTTGCTATCATCGAAGAAAAGAACCAGGTTGGCGGAAACTGTACACATCTTGGCACCATCCCCTCAAAAGCCCTCCGACACTCCGTCAAGCAGATTATAACCTTTAATACCAATACGATGTTCCGGGATATTGGTGAGCCACGCTGGTTTTCTTTTCCACGCGTTCTACAAAGTGCGGAACGTGTCATCTCAAAACAGGTAAAGCTTCGCACACAGTTTTATGCACGTAATAAGGTGGACCTCTTCAGTGGTAAAGCATCCTTTCTGGATGAAAACAGAGTGGAAATCAAGGGTCATGGCAATGCGCAAGAGATATTGCATGCTAAAACGTTCGTAATTGCTACCGGTTCACGACCTTATCTGCCACCAGATGTGAATTTCAGGCACAATCGAATCTACAACAGCGATAGTATTCTGAAATTAGGGCATACTCCCAGAACTTTGATTATTTATGGGGCCGGGGTCATCGGCAGTGAATACGCATCTATATTCGCCGGGTTGGGCGTTAAAGTGGATCTTGTTAACCCGGGTAATCGGTTGCTCTCATTTTTGGACGACGAAATCTCCGATGCACTGAGTTACCACTTGCGGAATAACGGTGTACTGGTTCGCCATAACGAACAGTACGAATCCGTTCAGGGTGACGAACATGGTGTTGTATTGACCTTGCAATCGGGTAAGAAAATTCGCGCAGACGCGTTCCTGTGGTGTAATGGCCGCTCAGGTAATACCGATAGCCTTGCGCTTGATAATGTCGGCCTTCAGCCTAATGCAAGAGGGCAGCTGGCCATTGACGAGAACTACAAAACTGAAGTTCCCAATATATATGCAGTAGGTGACGTGATTGGTTGGCCCAGTTTAGCCAGCGCTGCGTATGATCAAGGTCGATCTGCTTCATCGGCAATTGTGGAGGATGAGTATTTTCGTTATATCAATGATGTCCCTACCGGTATCTATACCATACCTGAAATTAGTTCTGTCGGGGCGACGGAGCGTGAATTAACCGAGGCGAAAGTCCCTTATGAGGTCGGTCAGGCATTTTTTAAAGATCTTGCCCGAGCTCAAATAACCGGTGAAGCGGTTGGGATGTTGAAGCTGCTGTTCCACCGGGAAACGAAAGAAATTTTAGGTATCCATTGTTTTGGGGATCAGGCTGCGGAAATCGTGCATATCGGCCAAGCGATCATGAATCAGTCCGGCAGTGCCAATACATTGGATTACTTTATTAACACCACCTTCAACTATCCAACTATGGCCGAGGCTTACCGGGTTGCGGCATTAAACGGATTGAACCGGATCTTTTAA
- the nqrF gene encoding NADH:ubiquinone reductase (Na(+)-transporting) subunit F, which translates to MNAEIVLGVVMFTVIVLSLVAIILAARARLVSSGDVTIEVNDDPDHTIKTPAGSKLLQTLAEEGVFLSSACGGGGSCAQCKCRIMEGGGSMLPTERAHFNKKEEKEGWRLACQVPVKQDMKIEVPEEVFGVKKWECTVRSNHNVATFIKELVLELPTGENVDFRAGGYVQLEAPPHEVDYKSFDVEEEYRGDWDKFNLWQYKSVVKETIVRAYSMANYPEEKGIVKFNIRIASPPPGTSFPPGQMSSWVFNLKPGDKVTVYGPFGEFFAKETDNEMVFVGGGAGMAPMRSHIFDQLKRIHTNRKMSFWYGARSLREMFYQDEYDDLAAGNDNFVWHVALSDPLPEDNWTGYTGFIHNVLYENYLKDHPAPEDCEFYMCGPPMMNAAVIKMLKDLGVEDENILLDDFGG; encoded by the coding sequence ATGAATGCAGAAATCGTATTAGGCGTTGTCATGTTTACCGTCATAGTATTGTCACTTGTGGCAATCATTTTGGCGGCTCGGGCACGGCTCGTGAGCTCCGGGGACGTGACTATCGAGGTCAACGACGACCCTGATCATACCATCAAAACTCCTGCAGGGAGTAAATTGCTGCAGACCCTGGCCGAAGAAGGTGTTTTCCTGTCTTCAGCCTGCGGTGGTGGCGGAAGCTGTGCGCAATGTAAATGTCGTATCATGGAAGGTGGCGGATCAATGCTGCCTACTGAGCGAGCACACTTTAACAAGAAAGAAGAGAAGGAAGGCTGGCGCCTTGCTTGTCAGGTTCCTGTTAAACAGGATATGAAAATCGAAGTACCAGAAGAGGTCTTCGGTGTTAAGAAGTGGGAATGTACTGTTCGTTCTAATCATAATGTAGCAACCTTTATCAAAGAGCTGGTATTGGAGTTGCCTACAGGCGAAAACGTTGATTTCCGCGCGGGTGGCTATGTACAGCTGGAGGCCCCCCCGCACGAAGTAGATTACAAGAGTTTCGACGTGGAAGAAGAGTATCGTGGTGATTGGGATAAGTTTAACCTGTGGCAATACAAGTCAGTGGTTAAGGAGACGATCGTTCGTGCTTATTCCATGGCCAACTACCCAGAAGAAAAAGGTATTGTTAAGTTCAATATCCGGATTGCTTCGCCTCCTCCAGGCACTTCATTCCCACCTGGACAGATGTCATCCTGGGTGTTCAATCTTAAGCCTGGTGATAAGGTAACGGTTTACGGTCCGTTTGGTGAGTTCTTTGCGAAGGAAACCGACAACGAGATGGTGTTTGTTGGTGGTGGTGCAGGTATGGCACCGATGCGTTCTCATATTTTTGATCAATTGAAGCGTATTCACACCAATCGTAAAATGTCTTTCTGGTATGGCGCGCGTAGTTTGCGAGAGATGTTCTATCAGGATGAATACGATGACCTGGCAGCGGGCAACGATAATTTTGTATGGCATGTGGCTTTGTCGGATCCACTTCCAGAGGATAACTGGACTGGTTACACTGGCTTTATCCATAATGTACTGTATGAAAACTATCTGAAAGATCATCCGGCACCGGAAGATTGTGAGTTCTACATGTGTGGGCCACCAATGATGAACGCTGCCGTGATCAAGATGCTCAAGGATCTTGGTGTGGAAGATGAAAATATCCTGCTGGATGATTTTGGCGGGTAA
- a CDS encoding glycerophosphodiester phosphodiesterase produces MIIYGHRGAMGEAPENTLSGFELAYRHGIRHFELDIRLSADGELVVIHDPTLERTTGRKGKPSDYTAAELAEIDARKNVKPWSEFQGIPRLTDILEAVPETVHFQFEVKTDYKDRLNILCNRLVELIQRRQFHDRCAITSSNTWVLKEVKRRDETIATGFVAENRFPNPVDTAIKHGCSYLCINWPLVNRALVVNAQAKNLHVSCWTVNRIHDILELEKAGVDSVITNFPNSTLTYFDNRTKLQVPHPVE; encoded by the coding sequence GTGATTATTTATGGTCATCGAGGTGCAATGGGAGAAGCTCCCGAGAATACGCTATCCGGATTTGAACTGGCATACCGTCATGGCATCCGCCATTTTGAGCTGGATATTCGACTCTCCGCCGATGGAGAACTGGTCGTCATTCATGACCCCACACTGGAACGGACAACCGGGCGAAAAGGGAAACCATCCGATTACACAGCAGCTGAACTTGCTGAAATCGATGCCCGTAAAAACGTAAAGCCCTGGTCTGAATTTCAGGGTATACCCAGGCTCACCGATATACTCGAAGCCGTCCCCGAAACCGTACATTTTCAATTCGAGGTCAAAACGGATTATAAAGACCGCCTGAATATACTTTGTAACAGGCTGGTTGAGCTCATTCAACGCAGGCAGTTTCATGACCGTTGCGCGATTACCTCATCGAACACCTGGGTTTTAAAAGAAGTTAAACGGCGGGACGAAACCATTGCCACAGGATTTGTCGCAGAGAATCGATTTCCAAACCCGGTCGATACCGCCATTAAGCATGGTTGCTCATACCTTTGCATCAACTGGCCACTGGTGAACAGAGCTTTAGTCGTTAACGCTCAAGCAAAGAACCTTCATGTTTCCTGTTGGACGGTAAATCGCATCCACGATATTCTGGAACTGGAGAAAGCTGGCGTGGATAGCGTGATCACAAACTTTCCGAACAGCACCCTGACCTACTTCGATAACCGCACCAAATTACAGGTTCCACATCCTGTAGAATAA
- a CDS encoding NADH:ubiquinone reductase (Na(+)-transporting) subunit B translates to MGLRNVLDKMEPHFEKGGKYEKWYALYEAVDTIFYSPGSVTKTNSHVRDGVDLKRIMITVWFCTFPAMFFGMYNVGLQANSYLAANDMAMSADWHSTIIAMLAGNDPGSIWDNMIYGAVYFLPIYAVTFVVGGFWEVLFAMIRGHEVNEGFFVTSILFALIVPPDIPLWQVALGISFGVVIGKEVFGGTGKNFLNPALTGRAFLFFAYPAEISGDAVWTAVDGFSGATSLSIAASGGMEALSQSVTWMDAFFGTIQGSIGETSTLAILIGGAVLLIMKIASWRIVSGVMIGMIATSLLFNAIGSETNYMFSVPPHWHFVVGGFAFGMIFMATDPVSASMTNTGKWFFGALIGVMVVLIRVVNPAFPEGMMLAILFANLFAPFIDHLVVQANIKRRLARV, encoded by the coding sequence ATGGGCTTAAGAAATGTTCTAGATAAGATGGAGCCGCACTTTGAAAAGGGCGGCAAATACGAAAAATGGTATGCGCTTTACGAGGCTGTAGACACCATTTTCTATTCACCGGGCAGTGTAACCAAAACCAATTCTCATGTTCGTGATGGCGTTGACCTGAAACGGATCATGATAACTGTTTGGTTCTGTACGTTCCCGGCTATGTTCTTTGGCATGTACAACGTCGGCTTACAGGCTAATTCCTACCTTGCTGCCAATGATATGGCCATGTCTGCTGACTGGCACAGTACTATTATAGCAATGCTCGCAGGTAATGACCCCGGCAGTATTTGGGATAACATGATTTATGGTGCGGTGTATTTCTTACCGATTTACGCGGTAACCTTTGTGGTCGGTGGCTTCTGGGAAGTTCTGTTTGCGATGATTCGCGGTCATGAAGTAAACGAAGGTTTCTTTGTTACGTCAATTTTATTTGCGTTGATCGTTCCACCTGATATTCCATTGTGGCAAGTTGCCTTGGGTATTTCCTTCGGTGTAGTTATTGGCAAAGAAGTTTTTGGCGGGACCGGCAAGAACTTCCTTAACCCTGCACTAACCGGTAGAGCGTTCTTGTTCTTTGCGTACCCTGCGGAAATTTCCGGTGATGCTGTCTGGACTGCCGTAGACGGGTTCAGTGGTGCAACATCTCTGAGTATTGCTGCTTCTGGTGGTATGGAGGCCCTGAGCCAGTCTGTAACCTGGATGGATGCATTCTTTGGAACGATTCAGGGGTCGATCGGTGAAACTTCAACGTTGGCGATTTTAATCGGCGGTGCTGTGTTGCTGATCATGAAGATTGCTTCATGGCGCATTGTTTCCGGTGTCATGATCGGGATGATCGCAACGTCGTTGCTGTTCAATGCAATCGGCTCAGAAACCAATTATATGTTCTCTGTGCCGCCACATTGGCATTTCGTTGTGGGTGGTTTTGCATTCGGTATGATCTTTATGGCAACTGACCCTGTTTCTGCTTCCATGACGAATACGGGTAAATGGTTCTTCGGTGCTTTGATCGGTGTTATGGTGGTTCTGATCCGTGTGGTGAACCCGGCATTCCCGGAGGGTATGATGTTAGCTATCCTGTTTGCTAACCTGTTTGCACCATTCATCGACCATCTGGTTGTACAGGCCAATATCAAGAGGAGACTAGCCCGTGTCTAA